GGGTGAAGTCCAGGACCCCTGCTGGAGTGGGGGTGGCCGTGGAGAGCCGGGCCTTACATGCAAACACCCGAGGATGTGGTTGTGCTGTCCCTTCCTGTAGAGGGGACAGTCCGGGGATGTGCCCTTGAACCCAGGCAGAGGAGAGCAGTGGGGCAGGGGGGGGACTGACCACCTGGTACAGAGCCCAGAGGGGCCTCAGATCCTGTACTTCCCTGCTCTGTTTACAGACAAGCCACTGTcttccctggggggaggggggaggacagAGCAGGTGCCAAGGTGGCACGAGGCTGGGCATGTGCCTGGTCTCAGACAGTGTCTAAGGAGTGTGAGACCCTCGGAGCTGTTGCTCTGAagacccctgcccccagcagaggATCTCGATCTCTTCAGAAACTGACCACCTACTTGGGGCCAGCAGGAGTCCAGgtatcccacccccaccctgggcccaAAGTCCACCATCGGAGTCTTGGCTCTGCTTATAGCATCTGACACCAGAGGGGCTGAAAATAGCCcctagaggaagggggagggggctaTTTAAAGGGCGAGGAAGGAGCAGAGCTGAGGGAGCGAGGCTGATCATGGCCACTTCAGAGCTGAGCTGCCGAGTGTCAGAGGAGAACTGTGAGCGCCGAGAGGCCTTCTGGGCTGAATGGAAGGATCTGACACTGTCCACGAGGGCTGAGGAGGGGTGAGTGCCGGCCAGCTGGGGGGTCGCTGCTCTCCTCCTCTACAGCACCCTCCCTGAGCCTTAGGAGGCCAGAGCACAAAGTttctgagggtgggggtgaggtggggtcaCCCCTCCTGCACCCAGGGGTACCCCTGCCCATTCTGACTGGAGGTCAGCGGCTCTCAGGGGCTCAGTGTCCGCTCCCCTGTCCCCCCAGTTGCTCCCTGCACGAGGAGGATGCCCAGCGGCATGAGACCTACCACCGGCAGGGGCAGTGCCAGGCGCTGGTGCAGCATTCCCCCTGGCTGGTGATGCGTATGGGCATCCTCGGCCAAGGGCTGCAGGAGTACCTGCTGCCTTACCAGCGGGTGCTGCCGCTGCCCATCTTCACCCCCACAAAGGTGGGCGCCGCCAAGGAAGAACGCGAGGATACCCCCATCCAGCTGCGGGAGCTGCTGGCGCTGGAGACAGCCCTGGGTGGCCAGTGTATGGAACGCCAGGACGTGGCAGAGATCACCAAGCAGCTGCCCCCTGTGGTGTCGGTCAGCAAGCCTGGCACCCTTCGTCGCTCTCTGTCCCGCTCCATGtcgcaggaagcacagagaggctgagaaacACTGACTCGGGCCCCTCTGTGCCCACGCTGGGCTGGGCCCTTCCTGGCTAGGACCATGGAGGGGAGCTGCTGGCTGCGGATGCTTTGTAGTTTGCCCAGAGTTGGGGGCTAGCCAAAGAGGGAGCTGGAGGCCAGGGTGCCTGGCTCCCCTGAGTTCCCAAAGGAAGGGGAGCAAAGGCAGTGGGCACTGAGTATGGAGAGCTAGGGGCCGGCACAGCTGAACACCCCCAGCCGGAGGAGAAGGGTCAAAGGATGCTGGTGAGGGAGAGGTGCTTGAGAGGGGTGACCCAGCTTGGAGGAGGCCAAGGGAAGGTGTCAGGAGGTCCAGAACGCTCTGGGAAGAGGCTTGGAGGAGACTGGAGGGAAGGCAACGtgaagaggcagaggcaggtggagccCCCAGCACCCTGTTAGCGCTGCAATAAATGCTCAGTGGTGTTCCGGTTTTGTGTCTCTCCTCGTGGTTGGGGGGGCCTGCCCATTGGGGTCACCCCCTCCCCGTGCCCACTTCTGGGAACAGGCCCTGCGCCTGGGCTAAATATGGCAGAGCAAGTGGGTACACCCCATGTTCGGGGGGGAA
This window of the Desmodus rotundus isolate HL8 chromosome 9, HLdesRot8A.1, whole genome shotgun sequence genome carries:
- the TCAP gene encoding telethonin, whose translation is MATSELSCRVSEENCERREAFWAEWKDLTLSTRAEEGCSLHEEDAQRHETYHRQGQCQALVQHSPWLVMRMGILGQGLQEYLLPYQRVLPLPIFTPTKVGAAKEEREDTPIQLRELLALETALGGQCMERQDVAEITKQLPPVVSVSKPGTLRRSLSRSMSQEAQRG